A genomic segment from Chitinophaga flava encodes:
- a CDS encoding glycosyl hydrolase family 18 protein, with amino-acid sequence MTPKSTNGGTAVRCLTFICWLLLVLLAPDSFAQVSPTVPATTHQHNKQVIGYITQWDAWKNVAGTVPLGGYNHLNVDYSQYTILNFSFFGVAQDGSLHSGDFRNKNIYQVGAVQAPAPLVNEDIYSSWDMYLLYGELDVLYYVPDGSYAYSLGYRNGGSGWTNVNTGKTGSFPLSVPKQGGAPGIIDLAHQKGVKVLASVGGWSMCKHYPEVAADATKRAKFIASCQQLMSMGFDGIDFDWEYPNDAGMNIEHYSTADYTNFAVLVEQVRAAIGSNKLITAAFSPAINKLPGFDWPRLNNAMNYFNIMTYDYNGGWSNKAGHNSPLYEYPNQEFPGFSIDATTKGLRALGVNLSKVNLGAPTYGRGVITSGNAAVNAPTVKRAETVQPDGPIQTSADYTNWTKDVWDGTPNYSYITQNTGAGSGWTEYWDDVAKVPYKTKGNFFLSYDNERSVAAKAQYIKDNNLAGVIIWQVYGDMLNMTSSTVPKGKLIYCPNTTSPLVNKINETFASGGGSTNVPPTVSITAPANNATFTAPASITLQATASDSDGQVVKVEFYNGTTLLATDSTAPYTYAWNNVPAGSYTVKAIATDNKGAATTSALVNITVNGSGTVPDTSGGKVIVGYWQNWGAPTDASPYIPLRNINPKYNVVEIAFATSGTDQATISFVPENVTSAQFLADVQYLQSQGKKVLLSLGGENGSLNLTSATQKQSFITSMKAVLDQYNFDGFDLDIEGGTNLQLDNGDKDFTNPTTPKVVNLIAAVKEILAYRKAQGKNAWLTTAPETYYVQTAYGSTYSPLVGAYLPIVYGLRNELTFIQTQYYNTGSVMGLDNGVYNQGTSDFIVAMTEMLLKGFPVSGTSQTFPALRQDQVAFGLPATPSAAGGGYTAPANVIKALDYLIKGKSYGGAYQLRNPAGYPNVRGIMTWSINWDKANGDEFATNYYNYFFGSTPINKPPVVNITSPANNAVFTAPATVNIQAAASDSDGVVTRVAFYNGSTLLGVDSVAPYTWTWNNVAAGTYSLTAKATDNAGATTTSAVVSITVNTAGNKPPVVNITSPANNATFTAPATVNIQAAASDSDGVVTRVAFYNGTTLLGTDSVAPYTWTWSNVAAGTYSLTAKATDNGGATTTSAAVNITVNGSTGGGCDGIPAWSATAVYNGGAQVVYNGNVYSAKWWTQGDQPDKNIGDGLPWKFVRSCSGAAMTSAAMVSTQAEQVVAYPNPVTGPDLQIQVSANAGEKLLVEVLDLRGSAPILRQIHTANGKGNQPLRLDVSNVPNGTWIIRVTGQQSKKVWNGKIIRM; translated from the coding sequence ATGACACCAAAATCTACCAATGGAGGCACAGCTGTCCGCTGTCTCACATTCATCTGTTGGCTGTTACTGGTACTATTGGCGCCTGATAGTTTCGCGCAGGTGAGCCCTACAGTACCCGCCACGACCCATCAACACAACAAACAGGTAATCGGCTACATTACCCAATGGGATGCCTGGAAAAATGTAGCTGGCACGGTTCCTCTTGGTGGGTATAACCACCTTAATGTGGACTATTCGCAGTACACCATCCTGAACTTTTCATTTTTTGGTGTTGCCCAGGATGGCTCACTGCACAGCGGTGACTTCCGCAACAAAAACATTTATCAGGTAGGTGCTGTCCAGGCCCCTGCCCCGCTGGTGAATGAAGACATCTACAGCAGCTGGGATATGTACCTGCTGTATGGAGAACTGGACGTCCTCTACTATGTCCCTGACGGCAGTTATGCCTACTCTCTGGGATACCGTAACGGTGGTAGCGGATGGACTAATGTCAACACCGGCAAAACCGGCAGTTTCCCGCTCTCCGTGCCCAAACAGGGCGGTGCTCCCGGCATCATCGATCTTGCGCATCAGAAGGGCGTAAAAGTACTGGCTTCCGTAGGTGGCTGGAGTATGTGCAAACATTACCCTGAAGTGGCCGCCGACGCTACCAAACGCGCAAAGTTCATCGCCAGCTGTCAGCAGCTGATGAGCATGGGTTTTGACGGTATCGACTTCGACTGGGAATACCCCAATGATGCTGGTATGAACATAGAACACTACAGCACAGCGGATTATACCAACTTCGCAGTCCTGGTGGAACAGGTGAGAGCCGCCATCGGTTCCAACAAACTCATCACCGCAGCTTTCTCCCCTGCCATCAACAAACTGCCCGGATTTGACTGGCCACGGCTGAACAATGCGATGAACTATTTTAACATCATGACGTACGATTACAACGGTGGATGGTCCAATAAGGCCGGACATAACTCCCCGCTGTATGAATACCCCAATCAGGAATTTCCTGGTTTCTCCATCGATGCTACCACCAAGGGCCTGCGTGCACTCGGTGTTAATCTGAGCAAGGTAAATCTCGGTGCTCCTACCTATGGCCGTGGTGTGATCACCAGTGGCAATGCTGCTGTTAATGCTCCCACTGTGAAACGTGCCGAAACCGTACAGCCAGACGGACCTATTCAGACATCTGCTGACTACACCAACTGGACCAAAGACGTATGGGACGGTACTCCCAATTACAGTTATATAACACAGAACACCGGTGCCGGTTCCGGCTGGACTGAATACTGGGATGACGTGGCTAAAGTGCCTTATAAAACCAAAGGCAATTTTTTCCTTAGCTACGACAACGAACGCTCTGTTGCCGCCAAAGCACAATATATCAAAGACAACAACCTGGCCGGTGTTATCATCTGGCAGGTATACGGAGATATGCTTAATATGACCAGCAGCACAGTGCCAAAAGGAAAGCTGATTTATTGCCCTAACACCACATCTCCCCTTGTTAATAAAATCAATGAAACATTCGCCAGCGGTGGCGGTAGCACTAATGTACCGCCTACTGTGAGCATCACTGCTCCGGCAAATAACGCCACTTTTACTGCTCCGGCCAGTATCACGCTGCAGGCTACTGCCAGCGATTCTGACGGACAGGTCGTAAAAGTGGAGTTCTATAATGGCACTACCCTGCTGGCCACCGATAGTACTGCTCCCTATACCTATGCCTGGAACAATGTACCGGCAGGCAGCTATACTGTGAAAGCGATTGCCACAGATAACAAAGGTGCTGCTACTACATCTGCTCTGGTAAATATCACGGTTAATGGCTCCGGCACTGTTCCGGATACTTCCGGCGGCAAAGTGATTGTAGGCTATTGGCAAAACTGGGGGGCGCCTACGGATGCTTCTCCGTATATCCCTCTCCGTAATATCAACCCGAAATATAACGTGGTGGAAATTGCCTTTGCTACCAGTGGAACTGACCAGGCTACTATTTCCTTTGTGCCTGAAAACGTAACATCAGCACAGTTCCTGGCGGATGTACAATACCTTCAGTCTCAGGGTAAGAAAGTGTTACTTTCTCTTGGTGGAGAAAACGGTTCCCTTAATCTCACATCAGCTACACAGAAACAGTCGTTCATCACGTCCATGAAGGCGGTGCTCGATCAATACAACTTCGATGGTTTTGACCTGGATATTGAAGGTGGTACCAACCTGCAGCTGGATAATGGTGACAAGGATTTCACCAATCCTACTACACCAAAGGTGGTAAACCTGATCGCTGCTGTTAAAGAGATCCTTGCTTACCGTAAGGCGCAGGGTAAAAACGCATGGCTTACCACGGCGCCAGAAACCTACTATGTACAAACAGCCTATGGTTCTACCTATAGCCCGCTGGTAGGTGCTTACCTCCCGATTGTTTACGGACTGCGTAATGAACTTACCTTCATTCAGACACAATACTATAATACCGGCTCTGTAATGGGACTGGACAATGGTGTATACAATCAGGGTACATCCGACTTTATCGTGGCAATGACTGAAATGCTGCTGAAAGGATTCCCTGTTTCCGGTACCAGCCAGACTTTCCCGGCCCTCCGTCAGGACCAGGTAGCCTTTGGCCTGCCAGCTACGCCCAGCGCTGCAGGAGGTGGTTATACTGCACCTGCGAACGTTATAAAAGCACTGGATTATCTGATTAAAGGAAAGTCCTATGGTGGTGCTTACCAGCTGCGTAACCCGGCAGGATATCCTAATGTCAGAGGTATCATGACCTGGTCTATCAACTGGGATAAAGCTAATGGAGACGAATTTGCTACCAACTATTACAATTATTTCTTTGGTAGTACGCCGATCAACAAACCACCGGTGGTAAACATCACATCACCGGCCAACAATGCCGTCTTTACAGCTCCTGCAACTGTGAACATCCAGGCTGCGGCTTCAGACAGTGATGGTGTAGTAACCCGTGTAGCCTTCTACAATGGCAGCACCTTACTGGGTGTAGACAGCGTAGCTCCCTATACCTGGACCTGGAACAATGTAGCCGCCGGTACTTATAGCCTTACAGCAAAAGCTACTGATAATGCAGGCGCTACTACTACCTCTGCAGTGGTGAGCATTACTGTAAACACCGCCGGTAATAAACCTCCTGTGGTGAACATCACATCACCGGCCAACAACGCCACTTTTACTGCTCCTGCAACGGTAAATATCCAGGCTGCAGCATCCGATAGTGACGGTGTTGTTACCCGTGTAGCATTCTATAATGGTACTACGTTGCTGGGTACAGACAGCGTGGCTCCTTACACCTGGACCTGGAGCAATGTGGCTGCCGGCACTTACAGCCTCACCGCAAAAGCTACTGACAATGGTGGTGCTACTACCACTTCTGCAGCTGTGAACATCACTGTTAACGGTTCTACCGGTGGTGGTTGTGATGGTATTCCTGCATGGTCTGCTACTGCAGTTTATAATGGCGGTGCGCAGGTAGTATATAACGGTAACGTATACTCTGCTAAATGGTGGACACAAGGTGACCAGCCTGACAAAAATATAGGTGATGGCCTGCCATGGAAGTTTGTACGTAGTTGTTCCGGAGCTGCAATGACATCTGCAGCAATGGTATCTACCCAGGCAGAACAGGTAGTTGCTTATCCTAACCCGGTAACTGGTCCGGACCTGCAGATACAGGTAAGTGCCAATGCCGGCGAGAAGCTCCTGGTAGAAGTGCTGGACCTGAGAGGTAGCGCACCAATACTGAGACAGATACATACCGCCAATGGAAAAGGTAATCAGCCGCTGCGCCTGGACGTATCCAACGTACCGAATGGTACCTGGATTATACGGGTAACCGGCCAGCAAAGCAAAAAAGTATGGAATGGTAAAATCATAAGGATGTAA
- a CDS encoding helix-turn-helix transcriptional regulator has protein sequence MEAIIQTIYDSPICEVRNFLCQCQQCNISGKEHQERFSIAFIRQGNFLFKVFRNDLDAYHGLFLVCKPGYEHRVGHVHDMPDQCTIFSFPPENIGLLEEQGSELAWFLKNPDLHAVLIKATPEMEYLHHYIFTLLQKPHYPQLWVEQLMMNLFSLILTGGHGKVIPELTVKQKRNYLPIISSIKTFINDNLSGDISLPQLAGMGHMSPFHFNRTFKQMTGITPYNYLLQVRLKQAHLQLRHTSQPITGIAFDTGFNSLEHFSAAYKQRYGLSPSQMRRC, from the coding sequence ATGGAAGCCATCATTCAAACTATATATGATTCTCCTATCTGTGAGGTGCGCAATTTCCTTTGTCAGTGCCAGCAATGTAATATATCAGGGAAGGAACACCAGGAGAGGTTTTCCATCGCCTTTATCCGACAGGGCAATTTCCTCTTCAAAGTATTCCGTAACGACCTGGATGCCTACCACGGCCTTTTCCTGGTCTGCAAGCCTGGCTATGAACATCGGGTAGGCCATGTTCATGATATGCCTGACCAATGCACCATCTTCTCTTTCCCGCCTGAAAACATCGGACTGCTGGAAGAACAAGGCAGTGAACTGGCCTGGTTCCTGAAAAATCCCGATCTCCACGCTGTCCTGATAAAAGCCACTCCTGAAATGGAATACCTGCATCACTATATTTTCACCCTTCTGCAGAAACCCCACTACCCGCAACTATGGGTGGAACAGCTGATGATGAATCTCTTCTCACTCATACTAACAGGAGGCCACGGTAAAGTCATCCCCGAACTAACGGTGAAGCAGAAACGAAATTATCTGCCCATTATCTCCTCCATCAAAACATTCATCAACGACAACCTGTCCGGAGATATTTCCCTGCCACAACTTGCCGGTATGGGACATATGAGCCCCTTTCATTTCAACCGGACCTTCAAACAAATGACTGGTATCACACCCTATAACTATCTGTTACAAGTCAGGTTAAAACAAGCCCATCTGCAACTACGCCATACCAGTCAGCCTATTACAGGTATCGCCTTTGACACCGGCTTCAACAGCCTCGAACATTTCTCTGCTGCCTATAAACAACGATATGGCCTCTCACCCTCTCAAATGAGACGATGTTAA
- a CDS encoding DinB family protein translates to MRAQLLTTLENARNYTISVATAMPANSYDYKPDTAIWTFNELMHHIGYGIIWWNENYILQTPSDWNPPAITPNAKATKEYLNKSFDILKQSIEAITPDEKKIHGVYAALDHITHHRGQATTYLRCKGITPPEYTY, encoded by the coding sequence ATGAGAGCGCAATTATTAACCACACTGGAAAATGCCCGTAACTACACCATCAGTGTAGCTACCGCAATGCCGGCCAACAGCTACGACTACAAACCCGATACCGCTATCTGGACTTTCAACGAACTGATGCACCATATCGGTTACGGTATCATCTGGTGGAATGAAAATTATATTCTCCAAACACCTTCAGACTGGAACCCACCCGCTATCACTCCAAACGCAAAGGCAACGAAAGAGTATCTCAATAAAAGTTTCGATATCCTGAAACAGAGCATCGAAGCCATTACGCCGGACGAAAAAAAAATCCACGGCGTTTACGCTGCCCTGGACCACATCACACACCATCGTGGTCAGGCTACTACCTACCTGCGCTGCAAGGGGATCACTCCTCCGGAGTATACCTACTAA
- a CDS encoding DUF3108 domain-containing protein, translating to MLSQLRNSILIATALLLLTAIPGKSQAQGVFDNKLLKSGKYTLACYSVNGGNELAIGTFTIGINTTNDKLALTTVMALSGLEEWKDTAISDLSTFKPIYRASHNTMKEMVLYFGNDVTGYYLDKKTGKKNQIKEAGNQYFIDSYTYPFLLSLLPLTSGYSTDLSVYEYKPTNNGNVKKAIVEEVKNNIYISKFTGKHDVWEVTVVEPSTNEKSVSYIDKKTRRLWQVDMFSNGQQIKMVDTETDFNSIKAPFDKEATMKMVKGGNAIISGQVFARDFNESNKMQVMNIQAKQVAPRGTQVILIPYNDYFKEWIQVNEAQRKKGREGIAISEEAAQCIKSTRIYDDAGHFEFVNLMPGEYLLYTEFNFAHSYTQSEVVGYTDHYINGMFQNTTANTVSRNYSVGTGATVKKVVTVSKPGEKVEVKLKKTHA from the coding sequence ATGCTTTCTCAACTTCGTAATTCGATCCTTATCGCTACTGCCCTATTGCTGCTTACGGCCATCCCGGGCAAAAGCCAGGCTCAGGGTGTATTCGACAACAAACTGCTGAAGAGTGGAAAATATACATTGGCCTGCTATAGCGTAAATGGTGGCAACGAATTGGCGATTGGTACTTTCACGATCGGTATCAACACCACCAATGATAAGCTGGCATTAACCACCGTCATGGCCCTTTCCGGACTGGAGGAGTGGAAAGATACAGCCATATCAGACCTGAGTACCTTCAAACCTATCTATCGTGCATCTCACAATACCATGAAAGAAATGGTGCTGTACTTCGGAAACGATGTTACCGGATATTATCTTGATAAGAAAACAGGAAAAAAGAACCAGATCAAAGAAGCCGGTAATCAGTATTTCATTGACAGCTATACATATCCCTTCCTCTTGTCGCTCCTGCCGCTGACTTCCGGTTACAGTACCGATCTGTCAGTGTACGAATACAAACCAACCAACAATGGCAATGTGAAAAAGGCCATCGTGGAGGAAGTAAAGAACAACATCTACATAAGTAAATTTACCGGAAAGCATGATGTTTGGGAAGTGACAGTGGTGGAACCTTCCACGAATGAAAAGTCGGTTTCCTATATTGACAAAAAGACCCGTCGCCTCTGGCAGGTGGATATGTTTAGCAATGGCCAGCAGATAAAAATGGTGGATACGGAGACAGATTTCAATTCCATTAAGGCTCCTTTCGATAAGGAGGCCACCATGAAAATGGTGAAAGGCGGCAATGCTATCATTTCCGGGCAGGTATTTGCCCGTGATTTCAACGAAAGCAATAAGATGCAGGTGATGAACATCCAGGCGAAGCAGGTAGCTCCCCGTGGTACACAGGTGATCCTGATCCCGTATAATGACTACTTTAAGGAGTGGATCCAGGTAAACGAAGCCCAGCGGAAAAAAGGCAGGGAAGGCATTGCAATTTCGGAAGAAGCGGCCCAGTGCATCAAAAGTACCAGGATATATGACGATGCCGGTCACTTTGAATTTGTCAACCTTATGCCCGGAGAGTATCTGCTGTACACCGAATTCAATTTTGCCCACTCTTATACCCAAAGTGAAGTGGTAGGATATACAGATCACTATATTAACGGAATGTTCCAGAATACTACAGCCAATACCGTGAGTCGGAATTACAGCGTAGGCACCGGGGCGACAGTGAAGAAGGTAGTGACTGTGAGTAAACCCGGGGAAAAAGTGGAGGTAAAACTCAAGAAAACACATGCCTGA
- a CDS encoding HAD family hydrolase, producing MQGIKNIIFDLGGVILNINYQRTYEAFTSLGVQNFNELYNQFKGSSLFNDLETGHITPEAFLSEMKKHVPEHVTPEQITTAWNAMLLDFPLQRLQLLQQLRQYYGLYLLSNTNAIHLETFNRILQESRGIPSLAVFFDKAYYSHLMGYRKPDRESYLMVLEENGLKAEETLFIDDTLPNIEGAKAVGLQTIHLQAPKTILDIFRPQNAG from the coding sequence ATGCAAGGCATTAAAAACATCATCTTTGATCTTGGTGGAGTAATCCTCAATATCAACTATCAGCGGACTTACGAAGCTTTTACTTCACTGGGAGTACAGAATTTCAACGAGTTATACAACCAGTTTAAGGGCTCCAGCCTGTTCAACGACCTAGAAACCGGGCATATTACACCCGAAGCTTTCCTGTCGGAAATGAAAAAGCATGTGCCGGAACACGTGACTCCGGAACAGATTACTACCGCCTGGAATGCCATGCTGCTCGACTTCCCTTTACAACGACTTCAGTTGCTTCAACAGCTGCGCCAGTATTATGGACTGTATCTGTTGAGTAATACCAATGCCATTCACCTGGAAACCTTCAACAGAATACTGCAGGAGAGCAGAGGTATTCCGTCTCTGGCGGTATTTTTCGACAAGGCATATTATTCTCACCTGATGGGTTACCGCAAACCGGACAGGGAGTCTTATCTGATGGTGCTGGAAGAAAACGGACTAAAGGCTGAAGAAACCTTATTTATCGACGACACGTTACCTAATATAGAAGGAGCGAAGGCTGTGGGGCTGCAAACTATCCATCTGCAGGCACCCAAAACGATACTGGATATTTTCAGGCCGCAAAATGCCGGATAA
- a CDS encoding TM2 domain-containing protein, producing MSDFSFAMLPGIEQEEMLWLQELTKSYSSENKQRFLALYSTRRKDPQIILICSLVGLVAVAGVQRFLLNQILMGILYFMTVGFCFVGTILDAINYRKLAWEYNKKEAISSAALLGL from the coding sequence ATGTCTGATTTTTCATTTGCCATGTTACCTGGTATCGAACAGGAAGAAATGCTGTGGTTACAGGAACTGACCAAAAGCTACAGTTCAGAAAATAAACAACGGTTCCTGGCACTGTATTCAACCCGCCGGAAAGACCCGCAGATAATACTGATCTGCAGCCTCGTCGGACTGGTAGCCGTAGCAGGCGTTCAACGTTTCCTGCTCAACCAGATACTGATGGGTATCCTCTACTTCATGACAGTAGGCTTTTGTTTTGTAGGTACCATCCTGGACGCGATCAACTACCGCAAACTGGCCTGGGAATACAATAAAAAAGAAGCGATCAGTAGCGCCGCCCTGTTGGGTCTGTAA
- a CDS encoding DUF2752 domain-containing protein, translated as MRMSLYRKLNPELLAWPAGLLCLFFLDPAANQPSLCLLKNVGIPFCPGCGLGHGVHYLLHGQWQEAVHHHWLAPVVVATLLYRTFQLARQQYIDFKLQ; from the coding sequence ATGCGAATGTCCTTGTACAGAAAGCTCAATCCAGAATTGCTGGCCTGGCCGGCAGGGTTACTGTGCTTGTTTTTTCTGGACCCTGCAGCCAACCAACCATCACTATGCCTGCTCAAAAACGTCGGCATCCCTTTCTGTCCCGGCTGCGGACTGGGACACGGGGTACATTATTTGCTACACGGACAATGGCAGGAAGCTGTACACCACCACTGGCTGGCTCCCGTAGTGGTTGCCACACTACTCTATCGCACTTTTCAGCTGGCTCGACAACAATACATCGATTTTAAATTACAATAA
- a CDS encoding ribosome maturation factor RimP, with amino-acid sequence MANEQVIKAIWELAEGLLVNDPDNFLVDIRIKPTNNVKLFLDGDKGVPVDKLVSFNRKLYALLETSELFPNNDFSLEVSSPGLDEPLKLHRQYLKNIGRKVEVTLLDGAVKEGTLLVVMDDSITIEETVGKKKETKQTDLKLNEIKHTKVCIVF; translated from the coding sequence ATGGCAAACGAACAAGTGATAAAAGCTATCTGGGAATTAGCAGAAGGACTGCTGGTAAATGATCCCGACAATTTTTTGGTAGACATCAGAATTAAGCCCACTAACAATGTAAAACTCTTCTTAGATGGGGACAAAGGAGTGCCGGTAGATAAATTGGTGTCTTTTAACCGGAAACTCTATGCACTACTGGAAACCAGTGAGCTCTTTCCCAACAACGACTTCTCTCTGGAAGTCTCTTCCCCTGGTCTGGACGAGCCCTTGAAACTGCATAGGCAATACCTGAAAAACATTGGCCGGAAGGTGGAGGTCACTCTACTTGACGGTGCAGTGAAAGAAGGTACATTGCTGGTAGTTATGGATGACTCAATCACCATCGAAGAAACGGTCGGCAAAAAGAAAGAGACCAAACAAACGGATTTAAAACTTAATGAAATAAAGCACACAAAGGTGTGCATCGTGTTTTAA
- the nusA gene encoding transcription termination factor NusA encodes MASINLIESFTEFKEAENIDRPTLMKVLEDVFKTLLRKKYGSDENFDVIVNTEKGDLEILRRRTIVADGEVEDDNAQIAYSDAIKVEPDYQIGEDLYEEVEILDFGRRAILAAKQTLSARIGDLKKNILVKKYADKAGEIVTGEVYQVWKKEVLLLDDEGNELILPKSEQIPTDYFKKGENVRAVVKKVEMKNNAPLIILSRTHPSFLAKLLEIEVPEIFDGLIVIKKIVREPGERAKVAVESYDDRIDPVGACVGMKGSRIHGIVRELRNENIDIINYTTNIQLLIQRSLTPARISRMEVDNENKYASVYLNPDQVSLAIGKKGVNIKLACELTGYEIDVFRDEAQEQAEFDIDLEEFSDEIEGWIIDELKRIGCDTARSVLELTTEELVRRSDLEEETVQDVRRILQEEFDKE; translated from the coding sequence ATGGCTAGTATTAACCTGATTGAGTCATTCACCGAGTTCAAGGAGGCGGAAAACATCGACCGTCCAACACTGATGAAGGTATTGGAAGATGTGTTCAAAACACTGCTGCGGAAAAAGTATGGCTCGGATGAGAACTTTGACGTGATTGTAAATACAGAGAAAGGCGACCTTGAAATATTACGCCGTCGCACTATCGTTGCCGACGGAGAAGTGGAAGACGACAATGCTCAGATCGCTTATTCTGACGCCATTAAAGTAGAACCAGACTATCAGATAGGAGAAGATCTTTATGAAGAAGTGGAGATCCTCGACTTTGGCCGCAGGGCTATCCTCGCTGCCAAACAAACCCTCTCCGCCCGTATCGGAGACCTGAAAAAGAACATTCTCGTAAAGAAATATGCTGATAAAGCCGGCGAAATTGTTACCGGGGAAGTTTACCAGGTTTGGAAAAAAGAAGTTTTATTGCTTGATGATGAGGGGAATGAGTTAATTTTGCCCAAATCTGAACAAATACCAACAGATTATTTCAAAAAAGGAGAAAATGTAAGGGCGGTAGTAAAGAAAGTGGAAATGAAAAACAATGCACCACTTATCATTCTTTCCCGCACACATCCATCCTTCCTGGCTAAATTGCTGGAAATTGAAGTACCTGAGATATTTGACGGTCTGATTGTAATCAAGAAAATAGTTCGTGAACCAGGCGAAAGGGCCAAAGTAGCCGTAGAGTCCTACGACGACCGTATCGACCCTGTTGGTGCCTGCGTAGGTATGAAAGGTAGCCGTATTCATGGCATCGTTCGCGAACTCAGAAACGAAAATATCGATATCATCAACTATACTACCAACATCCAGCTGTTGATTCAGCGCTCCCTCACACCCGCCAGAATCAGCCGTATGGAAGTGGATAACGAAAACAAATACGCTTCCGTTTACCTCAATCCTGACCAGGTATCACTGGCCATCGGTAAAAAAGGCGTAAACATCAAACTCGCCTGCGAACTCACAGGATACGAAATCGATGTATTCCGCGATGAAGCACAGGAACAAGCTGAATTTGATATCGATCTGGAAGAATTCTCAGATGAAATCGAAGGATGGATCATTGACGAACTGAAAAGAATAGGTTGTGACACTGCCCGCAGCGTATTAGAGCTGACCACGGAAGAGCTGGTTCGCCGTTCGGATCTGGAAGAAGAGACAGTGCAGGATGTAAGAAGAATATTACAGGAAGAGTTTGACAAAGAATAA